Proteins from one Oryza sativa Japonica Group chromosome 12, ASM3414082v1 genomic window:
- the LOC4351319 gene encoding non-specific lipid-transfer protein 1 has product MAALNFKAVAAVMVMAMVVAAPGASAAITCGQVGSAIAPCISYVTGRGGLTQGCCNGVKGLNNAARTTADRQAACRCLKTLAGTIKSLNLGAAAGIPGKCGVNVGFPISLSTDCSKVS; this is encoded by the exons ATGGCGGCTTTGAACTTCAAGGCGGTGGCCGCCGTGATGGTgatggcgatggtggtggcggcgccgggggcgtcggcggcgataACGTGCGGGCAGGTGGGGTCGGCGATCGCGCCGTGCATCTCTTACGTGACGGGGAGGGGTGGCCTCACCCAGGGATGCTGCAACGGCGTCAAGGGGCTGAACAACGCCGCCCGCACCACCGCTGACCGCCAGGCCGCCTGCCGGTGCCTCAAGACCCTCGCCGGCACCATCAAGTCTCTcaacctcggcgccgccgccggcatcccCGGCAAGTGCGGCGTCAACGTCGGCTTCCCCATCAGCCTCTCCACTGACTGCAGCAA GGTCAGCTAG